The Mesobacillus jeotgali genome window below encodes:
- a CDS encoding nitric-oxide reductase large subunit, with amino-acid sequence MEIQHGTSKKTVVKKNTNSLLKSVLIITLLLSFTVLLTGGYWIFKDMAPRPLEVTSEKGEIILTKESIMGGQAVFQKYGLMDYGTVLGHGSYMGPDYTAEALKIYSDGMQDFRAQEKYGEDFEGLAEDEQTIIRDTVMKEMRENRYVPDKDKLVLTDAQIYGHEKVREFYHTIFTEGDQWGLKPGLIQEKHMPDGERAWVSKGDQIEQIADFFFWTAWLSSTERPDDEITYTNNWPYYEDAGNTMSFSAIWWSGASVTILILFVGLILFVFYRYHLGMQEAYTAGNFPKIDLRKLPLTSSQLKTGKYFAVVSVLFFVQAMFGALLAHYYIEPDSFFGMKWVHDILPFNITKGFHLQLAIFWIATAWLGMGIFIAPLVGGHEPKRQGLLVDILFWALVVLVAGSMIGQWLGANGYLGNNWFLLGHQGWEYLELGRIWQFILATGMLIWLFIVFRGIKGGLKRESDKGGLIHLLFYSAIAVPAFYFFAFMINPGTHYTFADYWRWWIIHLWVEGIFEVFAVVVIGFLMVQMKLVTKKSTIKALYFQLILLMGAGVIGIGHHYYYNGSSEAWIALGSVFSALEVIPLTLLILEAYEQYKMMRDGGVDFPYKGTFWFLISVAIWNLVGAGVLGFLINLPAVSFLEHGQFLTPAHGHAAMMGVYGMFAGAVLIYSLRNIVKPEKWSDKWVKFIVIMLNVGLAGMVFLSLLPVGYLQLKEAYFNGYAASRSAQFLQQETVEMLLTLRAIPDSIFLIGVAALAIFSVKALFNLRKVTHKEGEQLPVKDLAVDEE; translated from the coding sequence ATGGAAATCCAGCATGGAACATCCAAGAAGACAGTGGTCAAGAAAAATACAAACTCACTGTTAAAATCCGTACTCATCATTACATTATTACTTAGCTTTACAGTACTCCTGACAGGGGGTTACTGGATTTTTAAAGATATGGCTCCGAGGCCGCTTGAAGTCACAAGCGAAAAAGGAGAGATCATCTTAACGAAAGAAAGCATCATGGGAGGGCAGGCTGTCTTCCAGAAATATGGTTTGATGGATTATGGAACTGTATTAGGACATGGTTCTTATATGGGGCCTGATTATACAGCAGAGGCACTAAAGATTTATTCTGATGGGATGCAAGACTTCAGGGCACAGGAAAAATACGGTGAAGATTTCGAAGGCTTAGCAGAGGATGAACAAACAATCATCCGAGACACTGTCATGAAGGAAATGCGTGAAAACCGTTATGTGCCTGATAAAGATAAGCTGGTATTGACAGATGCTCAAATTTACGGGCACGAAAAGGTAAGGGAATTCTATCATACAATTTTTACAGAGGGTGACCAATGGGGTCTGAAGCCAGGGTTGATCCAGGAAAAACATATGCCTGATGGAGAACGGGCCTGGGTCTCAAAGGGCGACCAGATTGAACAGATCGCTGATTTCTTTTTCTGGACAGCTTGGCTTTCAAGTACAGAAAGACCAGACGATGAAATCACTTATACTAACAACTGGCCTTATTATGAAGACGCAGGGAACACGATGTCATTTTCGGCAATCTGGTGGAGCGGGGCGAGCGTGACCATATTGATCTTGTTCGTCGGATTGATCCTCTTTGTCTTCTATCGTTATCACCTGGGAATGCAAGAGGCTTATACAGCCGGGAACTTCCCGAAAATCGATTTGAGGAAGCTGCCGCTTACCTCTTCGCAATTGAAAACAGGCAAGTATTTCGCAGTTGTATCTGTACTGTTCTTTGTCCAGGCAATGTTCGGAGCCTTGCTTGCTCACTATTATATCGAGCCTGACAGTTTCTTCGGGATGAAGTGGGTCCATGATATCCTTCCATTCAACATTACAAAAGGCTTCCATCTGCAGCTGGCGATTTTCTGGATAGCAACTGCATGGCTCGGAATGGGTATATTCATCGCTCCACTGGTCGGCGGCCATGAACCAAAACGCCAGGGATTACTAGTCGACATCCTTTTCTGGGCACTAGTTGTACTTGTAGCTGGCAGCATGATCGGCCAATGGCTCGGTGCTAACGGCTACCTTGGCAACAATTGGTTCCTGCTAGGTCATCAGGGCTGGGAATACCTAGAACTGGGACGTATATGGCAGTTCATTCTTGCAACCGGAATGCTGATCTGGCTGTTCATTGTATTCCGCGGCATCAAGGGTGGCTTGAAAAGGGAATCCGACAAAGGCGGATTGATTCACCTATTGTTCTACTCAGCAATCGCTGTACCAGCCTTTTACTTCTTTGCTTTCATGATCAATCCAGGTACACACTATACCTTTGCTGACTACTGGCGCTGGTGGATCATCCATCTATGGGTAGAAGGTATTTTCGAAGTTTTCGCAGTCGTAGTCATAGGATTCTTGATGGTCCAAATGAAGCTTGTCACAAAGAAATCAACCATAAAAGCATTATACTTCCAACTGATCCTTCTGATGGGAGCAGGTGTCATCGGTATCGGTCACCACTATTATTACAATGGTTCTTCAGAGGCTTGGATTGCATTGGGTTCTGTATTCTCTGCCCTTGAAGTCATCCCGTTGACATTGCTCATTCTGGAAGCATACGAACAGTACAAAATGATGAGGGATGGGGGAGTGGATTTCCCTTACAAAGGGACATTCTGGTTCTTGATTTCAGTAGCGATCTGGAATCTGGTTGGTGCAGGGGTACTTGGCTTCCTGATCAACCTGCCAGCAGTCAGCTTCCTTGAGCACGGCCAATTCCTGACACCTGCCCACGGCCACGCGGCGATGATGGGGGTATATGGAATGTTCGCAGGAGCAGTACTGATCTACTCATTGCGCAATATTGTGAAGCCAGAAAAGTGGAGCGACAAGTGGGTAAAATTCATTGTCATCATGCTGAACGTCGGTTTGGCTGGCATGGTATTCCTGTCCTTGCTGCCAGTAGGCTATCTGCAGTTAAAAGAAGCTTATTTCAATGGCTATGCTGCTTCCCGCTCAGCTCAGTTCTTACAGCAGGAGACAGTTGAAATGCTCCTGACGTTGAGAGCGATTCCTGATTCAATCTTCTTGATTGGTGTAGCTGCGCTGGCAATATTCAGCGTAAAAGCACTGTTCAACCTGCGTAAAGTGACACATAAAGAAGGAGAGCAACTGCCTGTAAAAGATTTGGCTGTTGATGAAGAATAA
- a CDS encoding Crp/Fnr family transcriptional regulator, with amino-acid sequence MHISQIRQQLKEVPIFKELSQDELNPIVEIAQPRFFKNKMYAFMQGDPLDRVFFIHSGKVKIYKTDSSGREQIVSVLESGEMFPHAGFFRKGQYPAHAEIMEDTQMIIVPISKFEEILVAYPELSIKLFRVLGEKIIDLQARLEEQILHNTYEQIIMLLLRLCKTNGEKKEHGFKLTTHFTNKEFANMIGTSRETVSRTINHLKKKDYLSLDAEGFYLIDHEKLHQELF; translated from the coding sequence ATGCATATATCTCAAATCAGACAGCAATTGAAAGAAGTTCCTATATTCAAAGAACTATCACAGGATGAGCTGAATCCAATTGTGGAAATCGCCCAGCCGAGATTCTTTAAAAATAAAATGTATGCCTTCATGCAGGGAGATCCGCTTGACCGGGTGTTCTTCATCCATTCAGGGAAGGTGAAAATTTATAAAACAGACTCTTCAGGAAGAGAACAAATTGTGTCGGTCCTTGAATCTGGCGAGATGTTCCCTCACGCTGGCTTCTTCAGGAAAGGCCAGTATCCCGCCCACGCGGAAATAATGGAAGACACACAGATGATCATCGTCCCAATTTCTAAATTTGAAGAAATCCTGGTTGCCTATCCTGAACTCTCTATTAAGTTATTCCGCGTACTTGGTGAGAAAATCATCGATTTGCAGGCGAGACTTGAGGAACAGATTCTTCATAATACCTACGAGCAAATCATCATGCTGTTGCTTCGACTATGCAAGACAAATGGTGAAAAGAAAGAGCATGGTTTCAAATTAACCACCCATTTTACCAATAAAGAGTTTGCCAACATGATCGGTACTTCGAGGGAAACCGTCAGCAGAACGATCAACCATTTAAAAAAGAAGGATTACTTAAGCTTGGACGCTGAAGGTTTTTATCTGATCGATCATGAAAAATTGCATCAGGAATTGTTTTAA
- a CDS encoding DUF2249 domain-containing protein gives MEHRTIELDVREDINNKLEPFQKIMEAIGELQLNDSLILHAPFKPVPLYRVLKAKGFEHEVEKIEAKHYKITFTKTGGK, from the coding sequence ATGGAACACAGAACGATTGAATTGGATGTGCGTGAGGATATCAATAACAAGCTGGAGCCTTTCCAGAAAATCATGGAGGCCATTGGCGAGCTGCAATTGAATGACAGCCTGATCCTCCATGCTCCTTTTAAGCCTGTTCCGCTTTATAGAGTGTTAAAAGCAAAGGGTTTTGAACACGAGGTTGAAAAGATCGAAGCAAAACATTATAAAATCACTTTTACTAAAACGGGAGGGAAGTAA
- a CDS encoding DUF2249 domain-containing protein: MILDNRGLEPPQPMMRTLAKLEELEAGQTLIIINDRRPMFLFEQLDELGYIYLTEQQEDGSYRVTISRKAG; the protein is encoded by the coding sequence ATGATCCTAGATAATAGAGGGCTTGAACCGCCTCAGCCAATGATGAGGACGCTCGCGAAGCTTGAAGAGCTTGAAGCAGGGCAGACGCTTATCATCATTAATGACCGCCGACCAATGTTCCTGTTCGAGCAGTTGGATGAACTGGGCTATATTTATTTGACTGAACAGCAAGAAGACGGCAGCTATCGTGTGACGATTTCCCGAAAAGCGGGGTGA
- a CDS encoding metal-sulfur cluster assembly factor, with amino-acid sequence MNELKDKIRENLKTVIDPELNINVVDLGLIYEIDVPEPRTARVLMTLTTPGCPLHDSIASGIKYCVQGMEEIDHADVQLTWEPAWTPDRMTEDGKRLLQGF; translated from the coding sequence ATGAACGAATTAAAGGATAAAATCAGGGAAAATTTAAAAACTGTGATCGATCCAGAATTAAATATTAATGTAGTAGATTTAGGCTTGATTTATGAAATCGATGTACCAGAACCTCGCACTGCAAGAGTATTAATGACTTTAACGACACCAGGCTGTCCTCTTCATGACAGCATCGCCAGCGGCATAAAATATTGCGTACAAGGCATGGAGGAAATTGACCATGCAGACGTCCAATTGACCTGGGAGCCGGCCTGGACACCGGATCGGATGACGGAGGATGGAAAAAGACTGCTTCAGGGCTTTTAA
- a CDS encoding class I SAM-dependent RNA methyltransferase yields the protein MKNFDIIATSAMGLEAIVAKEVRDLGYECQVENGKITYKGDARVIARSNMWLRTADRIKIKIGEFKAYSFDELFEKTKALPWEEFLPENAEFPVSGKSVKSKLFSVSDCQAIVKKAVVERLRTSYKKTGWFEENGPLYKIEVALLKDVATITIDTSGSGLHKRGYRTGQGEAPLKETLAAALVMLTNWNPDKPFVDPFCGSGTIPIEAALIGQNIAPGFNREFVSEDWPIFPDSVWDEVRMEAEDLANYDQPLDISGMDIDHRMVKIAEENAFEAGLGDLITFKQMRVQDFTTKKEYGVIVGNPPYGERLGEKKAVEEMYSQMGKAFAPLDTWSIYMLTSNEDFEQVYGKPATKKRKLFNGFIRTDYYQYWGKRPPRTDK from the coding sequence ATGAAGAATTTCGATATAATCGCTACGTCTGCAATGGGTTTGGAAGCCATCGTTGCAAAAGAAGTCCGTGACCTTGGATATGAGTGCCAGGTTGAAAATGGGAAAATTACCTATAAAGGAGATGCGCGCGTTATTGCGAGAAGCAATATGTGGCTGCGTACAGCTGACAGGATCAAAATTAAAATAGGTGAATTCAAGGCTTATAGCTTTGACGAGCTTTTTGAAAAGACAAAGGCGCTTCCTTGGGAAGAGTTTTTGCCGGAGAATGCTGAGTTCCCTGTTTCGGGCAAATCAGTGAAATCCAAGCTTTTCAGCGTATCCGACTGTCAGGCAATCGTGAAGAAAGCAGTCGTCGAACGTTTGAGAACATCTTATAAGAAGACTGGCTGGTTCGAAGAGAACGGTCCACTTTACAAGATTGAAGTTGCGTTGCTTAAAGATGTTGCCACAATTACAATCGATACAAGCGGAAGCGGTCTTCATAAGCGCGGCTACAGGACAGGCCAGGGGGAGGCTCCGTTGAAGGAGACCCTTGCAGCTGCTTTGGTCATGCTGACCAACTGGAATCCGGACAAGCCTTTTGTTGACCCGTTCTGCGGATCTGGAACGATTCCGATTGAAGCTGCATTAATCGGACAAAATATTGCGCCTGGCTTTAACAGGGAATTTGTATCGGAAGATTGGCCGATTTTTCCCGATTCAGTTTGGGACGAAGTAAGGATGGAAGCGGAAGACCTTGCAAATTACGATCAGCCACTAGATATCAGCGGCATGGATATCGACCACCGTATGGTGAAAATTGCTGAAGAGAATGCTTTTGAAGCCGGACTTGGCGACTTGATTACATTCAAGCAAATGCGTGTCCAGGACTTTACGACAAAGAAAGAGTACGGTGTCATTGTTGGCAACCCTCCATATGGGGAGCGATTGGGTGAAAAGAAAGCTGTAGAAGAAATGTACAGCCAGATGGGCAAGGCATTTGCTCCGCTCGATACATGGTCCATCTATATGCTGACATCGAATGAGGACTTTGAACAAGTGTACGGAAAGCCGGCAACAAAGAAGCGGAAGCTGTTCAATGGGTTCATCCGCACAGATTACTACCAGTACTGGGGAAAGCGCCCACCAAGAACCGATAAATAA
- the gpsB gene encoding cell division regulator GpsB, giving the protein MLSDKIQLTAKDILEKEFKTAMRGYKPEDVDKFLDTIIKDYEAMQQEIEELQQDNLRLKKQLDEASRRPSTQAAGTTNFDILKRLSNLEKHVFGDKLYD; this is encoded by the coding sequence ATGCTATCCGATAAAATTCAGTTAACTGCTAAAGATATCTTAGAAAAAGAATTCAAAACTGCAATGCGTGGTTACAAGCCAGAAGATGTAGATAAGTTTCTTGATACGATCATCAAGGATTATGAAGCGATGCAGCAGGAGATTGAGGAGCTGCAACAGGACAATCTTCGCCTAAAGAAACAGCTTGATGAAGCTTCGCGCAGACCAAGCACACAGGCAGCTGGCACAACGAATTTCGATATCCTTAAAAGGCTGTCGAATCTTGAAAAGCATGTTTTCGGGGATAAGCTTTACGATTAA
- a CDS encoding DUF1273 domain-containing protein, whose amino-acid sequence MAKVAAISGYKPFEIGVFQHDHPAAEYIKMAIKKSLIPLIEEGLEWVMISGQLGVELWAGEAVFELQEEYPDLKLSVFTPFLNQEETWKDANKEWYESVLAGADHVDSITKKPYEKPWQFRLKNQFLIEKSDLLVLLYDPEKEGSPKFKYETAKKYQETNEYEIRLITLYDLQMVVEEEQLKQQGF is encoded by the coding sequence ATGGCAAAAGTAGCTGCGATATCAGGTTATAAACCTTTTGAAATTGGCGTATTCCAGCATGATCATCCAGCGGCTGAATACATAAAAATGGCGATCAAAAAAAGCTTGATCCCTTTAATTGAGGAAGGCCTTGAATGGGTTATGATCAGTGGACAGCTCGGTGTAGAACTATGGGCAGGCGAGGCAGTATTCGAACTTCAGGAAGAATATCCTGACCTCAAACTATCGGTGTTCACTCCCTTCCTTAATCAGGAGGAAACATGGAAGGATGCAAATAAAGAGTGGTATGAATCCGTGCTTGCTGGAGCTGACCATGTCGATTCCATCACGAAAAAACCTTACGAAAAACCATGGCAATTCAGGCTGAAAAACCAATTTCTAATAGAAAAAAGTGATCTGCTGGTCCTCCTATACGATCCTGAAAAGGAAGGCAGTCCTAAATTCAAATATGAAACAGCCAAAAAATATCAAGAAACAAACGAATATGAAATAAGATTAATCACCTTATACGATTTACAAATGGTAGTAGAAGAAGAACAATTGAAGCAGCAAGGTTTTTAA
- a CDS encoding CotD family spore coat protein, with protein sequence MHCKPTHVLPTVVHPTKCCTNHNFINNVVPHVHPTHTTNVNHINYDHVHYFPQTQSTVNQVTHQNHYGGPGPVPGGVAPVGPRPRPGFGGPGFGGPGFGGPGFGR encoded by the coding sequence ATGCACTGCAAGCCTACACATGTATTGCCAACAGTAGTTCATCCTACTAAGTGCTGCACGAACCATAACTTTATAAACAATGTGGTTCCGCATGTTCATCCAACACACACTACCAATGTAAACCACATCAATTATGATCATGTCCATTATTTCCCGCAAACACAGTCCACAGTTAATCAGGTGACACACCAGAATCATTATGGCGGACCTGGTCCAGTGCCAGGCGGAGTGGCTCCAGTTGGACCTAGACCACGCCCGGGATTTGGCGGTCCAGGATTTGGTGGACCCGGATTTGGCGGTCCAGGATTTGGTCGATAA
- a CDS encoding ribonuclease H-like domain-containing protein — protein sequence MSLKNKLNRLKPHIKSGVERPKAEPAIVEETPDIPFLDVWEQEQVSPFYFDGQYCLVREVSYPLDHQHGNLQFGDLLEAVSLWNKEQTKHPLSAVGHRPDDLVFFDTETTGLGGGAGNTIFLLGHASISGESVKLKQHILPNPGAEVALYQSFLTNADYTTLVTYNGKAFDWPQVKTRHTLVRDHVPKLPSYGHFDLYHAARRLWKHKIERMKLSIVEQEVLGLERKDDIPGFLAPMIYFDFLERKNPEGLLGVIKHNETDILSLLTLYTHLTFQILGRDCSQTPRETYEVGRWFSYLGQSEKAKQTFKGLLDDGSVEEISAKHALAFEYKKHKEWHKAVELWSETAAKGNSKQQKEACIELAKHYEHREKNLELAIKYCRLAEEIHQKDNGTAKKDMIFTEELEKRIRRISRKEFPGEAHNSPK from the coding sequence GTGAGCCTCAAAAATAAATTGAACAGACTAAAACCCCATATTAAAAGCGGAGTTGAAAGACCAAAGGCGGAGCCGGCGATAGTAGAAGAAACGCCAGACATCCCGTTTCTTGATGTCTGGGAACAGGAACAGGTTTCCCCCTTCTATTTTGATGGGCAATACTGTTTGGTCAGGGAAGTAAGTTATCCTCTTGACCATCAGCATGGCAATCTCCAATTCGGTGACCTTCTGGAGGCTGTTTCGCTATGGAACAAAGAGCAGACAAAGCATCCGCTTTCCGCAGTCGGCCACCGTCCGGATGATCTGGTGTTTTTTGATACCGAAACGACAGGGCTTGGGGGTGGTGCTGGGAATACAATATTCCTGCTAGGCCATGCTTCGATATCAGGGGAATCGGTGAAATTGAAACAGCATATCCTGCCGAATCCGGGGGCGGAAGTAGCACTTTACCAGAGCTTTTTAACGAATGCTGATTACACAACACTGGTTACTTATAATGGCAAGGCTTTCGATTGGCCACAGGTCAAAACGAGGCATACCCTTGTCCGTGACCATGTTCCCAAACTGCCATCCTATGGCCATTTTGATTTGTATCATGCAGCAAGAAGGCTGTGGAAGCATAAGATTGAGCGGATGAAGCTGAGCATTGTGGAGCAGGAGGTATTGGGCCTTGAAAGGAAGGACGATATTCCTGGCTTTTTGGCACCGATGATTTATTTTGATTTTCTGGAGCGGAAGAACCCTGAAGGCTTATTGGGGGTCATTAAGCACAATGAAACGGATATCCTGTCATTATTGACTCTCTATACACATCTAACCTTCCAGATTCTTGGGAGGGACTGTTCACAAACACCACGGGAGACTTACGAGGTGGGTCGCTGGTTCTCCTACCTTGGGCAGTCAGAAAAAGCGAAGCAAACATTCAAGGGTCTCCTTGACGATGGGAGTGTGGAAGAGATTTCAGCCAAGCACGCACTGGCTTTTGAGTATAAAAAGCATAAAGAATGGCATAAAGCTGTCGAGCTTTGGTCAGAAACTGCAGCCAAAGGAAATAGTAAGCAGCAGAAAGAAGCGTGCATCGAACTGGCCAAGCATTATGAGCATCGCGAAAAGAATCTTGAGCTGGCTATAAAATATTGCCGGCTTGCTGAAGAAATTCACCAGAAGGATAATGGTACAGCAAAAAAAGACATGATTTTTACAGAAGAGCTCGAAAAAAGGATCAGGAGGATTTCCCGAAAAGAATTTCCCGGGGAAGCGCATAATTCGCCAAAATAA
- a CDS encoding DEAD/DEAH box helicase: protein MKVRKSMQEILQDLKVSESVKRNIVHWHTIEEREARIEEMPEDLSGILKGALERRGISRLYTHQKSSYDQIMQGQSIVAVTPTASGKTLCYNLPVLQSIIDDPNARALYMFPTKALAQDQKSEINELIQEAELAINSYTYDGDTPSNIRQKVRRAGHIVITNPDMLHSAILPHHTKWVSLFENLKYVVIDELHIYRGVFGSHVANVIRRLKRICNYYGSDPVFICTSATIANPLELAEGLTEKEMVLIDNNGAPTGRKHFLFYNPPVVNIPLNVRRSATLETRRLAGEFLKNKIQTIVFARSRVRVEILLTYLQELVKHKLGPKAIRGYRGGYLPTERREIEKGLRSGDIYGVVSTNALELGVDIGQLQVCIMNGYPGTIASAWQQAGRAGRRHGESVVIMVASSSPLDQYVIQNPDYFFNRSPETARINPDNLIILIDHIKCASYELPFKKGDNFGAAEIEEILEYLTEERILHQNGDKWFWMNDAFPAHNISLRSASQENVVIIDQSDVANVRVIGEMDTFSAMTLLHEEAIYLHQGIQFQVEKLDWEEKKAFVREVDVDYFTDANLAVQLSVLEEDKMRGNEETEIGYGDVSVRAMATIFKKIRFETHENIGSGPIFLPEEELHTSSAWISLNKELSEFGDDRLEEGLIGTSQALKHIAPLFVMCDPSDVHVVPQVKAAHNEKPTIFFYDRYPGGIGLSEKIYSGIEEILNQTKQMVLNCQCSEGCPSCIGTDTTSIHSKKDVVKLLNLFLKAAV, encoded by the coding sequence ATGAAGGTCCGGAAAAGCATGCAAGAAATATTGCAAGACTTAAAGGTTAGTGAATCGGTAAAGAGGAATATTGTCCACTGGCATACGATTGAAGAAAGAGAAGCCCGAATAGAGGAAATGCCCGAGGACTTAAGCGGGATTTTAAAAGGAGCATTAGAGAGAAGGGGAATTTCCCGTCTTTACACACATCAGAAGTCCTCCTATGATCAAATCATGCAGGGTCAGAGCATTGTGGCTGTCACTCCGACTGCATCAGGAAAAACATTATGCTACAATCTGCCAGTGCTTCAATCGATCATTGATGATCCGAACGCAAGAGCTCTGTATATGTTTCCTACAAAAGCGCTTGCCCAGGACCAAAAAAGTGAAATCAATGAATTGATCCAGGAGGCGGAGCTGGCAATCAACAGCTATACATATGACGGAGACACTCCGTCTAATATACGCCAGAAGGTGAGGAGGGCAGGGCATATCGTTATTACAAACCCAGATATGCTTCATTCTGCAATCCTGCCGCACCATACAAAATGGGTTTCGCTTTTTGAAAATCTTAAATATGTCGTTATTGATGAATTGCATATTTACAGAGGGGTCTTTGGCAGCCACGTGGCAAATGTCATAAGAAGATTAAAGAGAATTTGCAATTATTATGGAAGCGATCCCGTTTTCATCTGTACTTCGGCCACGATTGCGAACCCGCTTGAGCTGGCTGAAGGTCTGACTGAAAAGGAAATGGTGTTGATCGACAATAATGGAGCTCCGACAGGGCGAAAGCATTTTTTATTCTATAATCCGCCAGTCGTCAATATCCCGCTGAATGTCCGAAGAAGTGCGACACTTGAGACGAGGAGGCTCGCAGGCGAGTTCCTGAAAAATAAGATCCAGACCATCGTTTTCGCAAGAAGCAGGGTGAGAGTAGAAATCTTGCTGACTTATCTCCAGGAGCTTGTAAAACATAAGCTGGGACCAAAGGCGATCAGAGGATACCGGGGAGGTTATCTACCGACAGAAAGGCGAGAAATTGAAAAAGGACTGCGTTCTGGTGACATCTATGGGGTAGTCAGTACAAATGCACTGGAATTGGGTGTAGACATTGGCCAGCTCCAGGTATGTATCATGAACGGTTACCCTGGGACGATTGCCAGTGCCTGGCAGCAGGCAGGACGGGCAGGGCGCAGGCACGGGGAATCGGTTGTCATCATGGTGGCAAGTTCCAGTCCGCTTGATCAGTACGTGATCCAGAATCCTGATTACTTTTTTAACCGCAGTCCGGAAACAGCAAGGATCAATCCAGATAACTTGATTATCCTGATTGACCATATCAAATGCGCTTCCTATGAATTGCCATTCAAAAAAGGCGATAATTTTGGTGCAGCTGAAATTGAAGAGATACTTGAATATTTGACAGAGGAGCGGATCCTGCATCAGAACGGAGACAAATGGTTCTGGATGAACGATGCTTTCCCCGCGCACAATATCAGTTTGCGTTCAGCGTCGCAGGAGAATGTCGTGATCATCGATCAGTCAGATGTAGCCAATGTCAGGGTAATTGGAGAAATGGATACTTTTTCAGCGATGACTTTGCTGCATGAAGAGGCTATTTACCTTCATCAGGGTATCCAATTCCAGGTGGAAAAGCTTGATTGGGAGGAGAAGAAGGCCTTTGTCCGGGAAGTGGATGTCGATTATTTTACCGATGCCAATCTTGCTGTCCAGCTTAGTGTCCTTGAAGAAGATAAAATGAGGGGCAATGAAGAAACAGAAATTGGTTATGGAGATGTCAGTGTAAGGGCAATGGCAACCATCTTCAAAAAAATCCGCTTTGAAACCCATGAGAATATCGGTTCTGGACCGATTTTCCTTCCAGAAGAGGAGCTTCATACAAGCTCAGCTTGGATATCTTTGAACAAGGAACTATCCGAATTTGGTGATGACCGCCTTGAAGAAGGATTAATTGGCACATCACAGGCACTAAAGCATATCGCACCATTATTTGTCATGTGTGATCCTTCGGACGTGCATGTAGTCCCTCAGGTCAAGGCTGCCCACAATGAAAAGCCAACCATCTTCTTCTATGACCGCTACCCGGGAGGAATCGGGTTAAGTGAAAAAATATATAGCGGAATCGAAGAGATCCTGAACCAAACAAAGCAAATGGTCTTGAACTGCCAGTGCTCTGAAGGATGTCCGTCTTGCATCGGAACAGATACGACATCGATCCACTCTAAAAAAGATGTAGTAAAACTGCTGAATTTATTCCTTAAAGCAGCTGTATAG
- a CDS encoding Crp/Fnr family transcriptional regulator, protein MDKNEVKSVLSKFSLFRDLDDYELDKIVDISISREWKKNSHIFMQGDPLENVYFIHEGKVKIYKSDANGREQIVAILKKGEMFPHVGFFRKGGYPGYSEVLEQASLVVVPISQFEKVLVDNPHLSIKVFKVLGEKIVDLQERLEAQILNNTYEQIIKLLIRLGELHGEKQEDGKVLLKADFTNKDLANMIGTTRETVSRTLTKMKKDELILTDSNGNMILDPDVLMDELV, encoded by the coding sequence TTGGATAAAAATGAGGTGAAAAGTGTCCTGTCCAAGTTTTCTTTGTTCAGGGACCTTGATGATTATGAACTTGATAAAATTGTAGATATATCAATCTCGCGGGAATGGAAGAAAAACAGCCATATTTTCATGCAGGGCGATCCGCTTGAAAATGTGTATTTCATTCATGAAGGGAAGGTCAAAATATATAAAAGTGACGCAAATGGCCGGGAGCAGATTGTGGCCATCCTGAAAAAAGGCGAGATGTTCCCGCATGTCGGTTTTTTCCGGAAAGGCGGCTACCCAGGTTATTCAGAGGTTTTGGAGCAGGCAAGCCTTGTCGTCGTCCCGATTTCACAATTCGAGAAAGTCCTTGTGGATAATCCCCACTTGAGCATCAAGGTATTCAAGGTGCTTGGTGAAAAAATTGTTGACCTTCAGGAAAGACTTGAAGCACAAATACTGAACAACACCTATGAACAGATCATAAAGCTTTTGATCAGATTAGGTGAACTGCATGGAGAAAAACAGGAGGATGGCAAGGTGCTGTTGAAAGCTGATTTCACCAATAAAGACCTCGCCAATATGATTGGGACGACTAGGGAAACGGTAAGCAGGACGTTAACTAAAATGAAAAAAGATGAACTTATCCTTACCGATTCAAACGGGAACATGATATTGGACCCTGATGTCTTAATGGATGAGCTTGTTTAA